One Ostrinia nubilalis chromosome 6, ilOstNubi1.1, whole genome shotgun sequence genomic region harbors:
- the LOC135072675 gene encoding malate dehydrogenase, cytoplasmic isoform X2 has product MAEPIRVVVTGAAGQIAYSLLYQIASGAVFGPEQTVYLHLLDIAPMMGVLEGVVMELADCALPLLAGVLPTANPEEAFKGVAAAFLVGAMPRREGMERKDLLSANVRIFKEQGQALDKVARKDVKVLVVGNPANTNALICSKYAPSIPKENFTAMTRLDQNRAQSQLAAKLGIPVRDVKNVIIWGNHSSTQFPDASNAVAVIGGVQKSVPAAINDEEFLKTTFVSTVQKRGAAVIAARKMSSALSAAKAASDHMRDWFLGTGDRWVSMGVVSDGSYGTPKDVVFSFPVTVSNGKWKIVEGLTITDFARQMLDATGKELAEEKQDALDVCKD; this is encoded by the exons ATG GCCGAACCTATCAGAGTAGTCGTCACCGGAGCAGCAGGCCAGATCGCCTACTCCCTGCTGTACCAGATTGCTTCTGGGGCCGTATTTGGCCCAGAACAGACTGTGTACCTCCACTTGCTAGATATTGCGCCCATGATGGGAGTGTTAGAGGGTGTTGTGATGGAGTTGGCTGACTGTGCACTGCCACTGCTCGCCGGTGTTCTCCCCACTGCAAACCCCGAGGAAGCCTTCAAGGGAGTCGCTGCTGCCTTCCTTGTCGGCGCCATGCCCAGAAGGGAGGGCATGGAGAGAAAAGACTTGCTCTCTGCCAATGTCCGCATTTTCAAGGAGCAAGGACAGGCCCTCGACAAAGTTGcccgtaaagacgtaaaagtccTTGTAGTCGGTAACCCCGCTAACACAAATGCCCTGATCTGCTCCAAATACGCCCCATCTATTCCTAAAGAGAACTTCACAGCCATGACCCGTCTCGACCAGAACCGTGCTCAGTCTCAACTAGCTGCCAAATTGGGAATCCCAGTGCGTGATGTTAAGAATGTCATCATTTGGGGAAACCACTCATCCACACAGTTCCCTGATGCCTCTAATGCTGTTGCTGTGATTGGAGGAGTTCAGAAATCAGTGCCAGCTGCCATCAATGATGAGGAATTCTTGAAGACTACTTTTGTAAGCACTGTACAGAAGCGCGGCGCTGCTGTGATCGCCGCGAGAAAGATGTCATCTGCCTTATCGGCCGCTAAGGCTGCCTCAGACCATATGAGGGATTGGTTCTTGGGAACCGGAGACCGCTGGGTGAGCATGGGAGTCGTATCTGACGGATCCTACGGCACACCTAAAGACGTCGTATTCTCATTCCCAGTCACAGTAAGCAATGGCAAGTGGAAGATCGTTGAGGGACTCACTATTACAGACTTTGCTCGTCAAATGCTTGACGCAACGGGCAAGGAGTTAGCTGAGGAGAAACAAGACGCTCTGGACGTCTGCAAGGATTGA
- the LOC135072675 gene encoding malate dehydrogenase, cytoplasmic isoform X1, producing MSCFCCGTSSSDSTPVSRIVVTNKPVTMAEPIRVVVTGAAGQIAYSLLYQIASGAVFGPEQTVYLHLLDIAPMMGVLEGVVMELADCALPLLAGVLPTANPEEAFKGVAAAFLVGAMPRREGMERKDLLSANVRIFKEQGQALDKVARKDVKVLVVGNPANTNALICSKYAPSIPKENFTAMTRLDQNRAQSQLAAKLGIPVRDVKNVIIWGNHSSTQFPDASNAVAVIGGVQKSVPAAINDEEFLKTTFVSTVQKRGAAVIAARKMSSALSAAKAASDHMRDWFLGTGDRWVSMGVVSDGSYGTPKDVVFSFPVTVSNGKWKIVEGLTITDFARQMLDATGKELAEEKQDALDVCKD from the exons ATGTCATGTTTTTGTTGCGGCACATCAAGTTCAGATAGCACTCCAGTTTCAAGAATAGTTGTAACTAATAAACCTGTTACTATG GCCGAACCTATCAGAGTAGTCGTCACCGGAGCAGCAGGCCAGATCGCCTACTCCCTGCTGTACCAGATTGCTTCTGGGGCCGTATTTGGCCCAGAACAGACTGTGTACCTCCACTTGCTAGATATTGCGCCCATGATGGGAGTGTTAGAGGGTGTTGTGATGGAGTTGGCTGACTGTGCACTGCCACTGCTCGCCGGTGTTCTCCCCACTGCAAACCCCGAGGAAGCCTTCAAGGGAGTCGCTGCTGCCTTCCTTGTCGGCGCCATGCCCAGAAGGGAGGGCATGGAGAGAAAAGACTTGCTCTCTGCCAATGTCCGCATTTTCAAGGAGCAAGGACAGGCCCTCGACAAAGTTGcccgtaaagacgtaaaagtccTTGTAGTCGGTAACCCCGCTAACACAAATGCCCTGATCTGCTCCAAATACGCCCCATCTATTCCTAAAGAGAACTTCACAGCCATGACCCGTCTCGACCAGAACCGTGCTCAGTCTCAACTAGCTGCCAAATTGGGAATCCCAGTGCGTGATGTTAAGAATGTCATCATTTGGGGAAACCACTCATCCACACAGTTCCCTGATGCCTCTAATGCTGTTGCTGTGATTGGAGGAGTTCAGAAATCAGTGCCAGCTGCCATCAATGATGAGGAATTCTTGAAGACTACTTTTGTAAGCACTGTACAGAAGCGCGGCGCTGCTGTGATCGCCGCGAGAAAGATGTCATCTGCCTTATCGGCCGCTAAGGCTGCCTCAGACCATATGAGGGATTGGTTCTTGGGAACCGGAGACCGCTGGGTGAGCATGGGAGTCGTATCTGACGGATCCTACGGCACACCTAAAGACGTCGTATTCTCATTCCCAGTCACAGTAAGCAATGGCAAGTGGAAGATCGTTGAGGGACTCACTATTACAGACTTTGCTCGTCAAATGCTTGACGCAACGGGCAAGGAGTTAGCTGAGGAGAAACAAGACGCTCTGGACGTCTGCAAGGATTGA